The following proteins are encoded in a genomic region of Arcobacter suis CECT 7833:
- a CDS encoding cysteine desulfurase has translation MIKLNYLQYSKLKNIEISNDFSLSALTSNDEFEALNLEYKNLFGYKKLKTFFFSKEGFLGLFLELKGKIAISCGESEAIIEAGQLYESLGFEIIWIKLNKDGKVNLKKIENENIDFLFLSSYVMDTFVKTSIEDVKELTSAKIISNASAHFDKNSDAVYFDNYKLIGFNTSGVLLFNENIFSLLSVGQIDSLAVKLCLDAIKNQKFNYKLKAIFLEKLKEKFQENIYFFVNPDDTLEYSLHFGLKGIKARELIRTLSLNKIFISNGEGCSLGLSKPSRIIQNMGYDELTSRNSISFSFVDDLKDEDIEKVVNTVYLKYKQIKSFA, from the coding sequence ATGATTAAACTAAATTATTTACAATATTCAAAACTAAAAAACATAGAAATATCTAATGATTTTTCATTAAGTGCATTGACATCAAATGATGAATTTGAAGCTTTAAATTTAGAGTATAAAAATCTATTTGGATATAAAAAATTAAAAACATTTTTTTTTTCTAAAGAAGGATTTTTAGGACTTTTTTTAGAACTAAAAGGAAAAATTGCAATAAGCTGCGGTGAAAGCGAAGCAATAATTGAAGCTGGACAACTTTATGAAAGTTTAGGGTTTGAAATAATTTGGATAAAGTTAAACAAAGATGGAAAAGTAAATTTAAAGAAAATAGAAAATGAAAATATAGATTTTCTTTTTTTATCTTCTTATGTTATGGATACCTTTGTAAAAACTTCTATAGAAGATGTAAAAGAATTAACATCTGCAAAAATTATATCAAATGCAAGTGCCCATTTTGATAAAAATAGTGATGCTGTTTATTTTGATAATTATAAATTAATAGGATTTAACACTTCAGGAGTTCTGTTATTTAATGAAAATATTTTTTCTTTATTATCTGTTGGGCAAATCGATAGTTTAGCTGTAAAACTATGTTTAGATGCTATTAAAAATCAAAAATTTAACTATAAATTAAAAGCAATTTTTTTAGAAAAACTAAAAGAAAAGTTTCAAGAGAATATTTACTTTTTTGTAAATCCAGATGATACTTTGGAATATTCATTACATTTTGGATTAAAAGGTATAAAAGCTAGAGAATTAATACGAACTTTGTCTCTAAATAAAATCTTTATCTCAAATGGTGAAGGTTGTTCATTAGGATTATCAAAACCTTCAAGAATCATTCAAAATATGGGATATGATGAATTAACAAGCCGAAATTCTATAAGCTTTTCTTTTGTAGATGATTTAAAAGATGAAGATATAGAAAAAGTTGTGAATACTGTTTATTTGAAGTATAAACAGATAAAGTCGTTTGCTTAA
- a CDS encoding molybdopterin-dependent oxidoreductase, with protein sequence MEMLKSFGRRSFVKMASLATALTATSAFASTSNNGVLRDAKEEEIKNPFPGSKLIKTICTHCSVGCGVIAEVHNGVWVRQEVAQDHPISHGGHCCKGADMIDKIRATNRLQYPMEKVAGKWNRVSWDNAMGKISKQLMDLREKFGPDSVMFLGSAKVSNEQGYYIRKFVSMFGTNNIDHQARIUHSPTVAGVANTFGYGAMTNHLGDMQNSKAIIIIGSNPADNHPVAMQHILKGKEQNGAKIIVVDPRFTKTAAKADLYCRIRTGTDIAFLYGVIRLIRENKWYDEKFLNDRVYGIEDIFKECEEYTPENVEDITGLPKDLLIQAATMFASADPGCLIWNQGWTQHSIGSSNTRLGSIMQLILGNVGKAGGGCNILRGHDNVQGSTDIGCLSDTLPGYYGLAEGSWKYFSKQWKVDYEWLKGRFKSKELMEAKGNTLSLWVHNVLEEENNKHNGETPLKALVVIGNGISTVTQVHKTKEALDKLDLVVFIDPYVNDAAVITTRKDNLFILPAASQVETSGTVVNTGRSAQWRSKVVEPLYESRTDHDILFDFAKRMGFYNELVAGMGKGDNFQWPEDATNEIAKALKTIGMKGVTAERLKKQQENWHLFNSSSLKGRGIVEKEYYGLPWPCWDETHPGSPVLYNTSLPVSQGGMGFRANFGLEKNGVSLLAVEGSAPKGSKINGGYAEITGANIEALAGITLTAEEKALVEGKNWKNDDSGILVKYALAAGLCPYGNAKAMTVVPSFTDPIPKHREPLHSFRPDLVAKYPAVKDKVNHFRVNVRYETEQNAQDWTKDYPINIISGRIVEHMGTGTETRASKYLSELSGEMYGELHPTLAGKLGLKDNEMMWVYGTGGGKIKIKCKHSLRVDENSVFLPQNFSGIWSGESLVDRYPAGTAPYGLGENSTQVTSYGFDQQTACPETKCSLVRIERA encoded by the coding sequence ATGGAAATGTTGAAAAGCTTTGGAAGAAGAAGTTTTGTTAAAATGGCTTCTCTTGCAACAGCTCTAACTGCAACATCAGCCTTTGCAAGTACAAGTAATAACGGTGTATTAAGAGATGCGAAAGAAGAAGAGATTAAAAATCCTTTTCCTGGATCAAAACTTATAAAAACTATTTGTACGCATTGTTCTGTTGGTTGTGGTGTGATAGCTGAAGTTCATAATGGTGTGTGGGTAAGACAAGAAGTTGCTCAAGACCACCCAATTAGTCACGGAGGACATTGTTGTAAAGGTGCTGATATGATTGATAAAATCAGAGCAACTAATAGATTACAATATCCGATGGAAAAAGTAGCTGGAAAATGGAATAGAGTTTCTTGGGATAATGCTATGGGCAAAATTTCTAAGCAATTAATGGATTTAAGAGAAAAATTCGGTCCAGATTCAGTAATGTTTTTAGGTTCTGCAAAAGTAAGTAATGAACAAGGGTATTATATTAGAAAATTTGTTTCAATGTTTGGAACAAATAATATAGATCACCAAGCTAGAATTTGACATAGTCCAACAGTTGCCGGTGTGGCAAATACATTTGGGTATGGAGCTATGACAAATCATTTAGGTGATATGCAAAATTCTAAAGCAATTATAATTATTGGTTCAAATCCTGCTGATAATCATCCTGTAGCAATGCAACATATATTAAAAGGGAAAGAACAAAACGGGGCAAAAATTATAGTTGTTGATCCTAGATTTACTAAAACTGCTGCTAAAGCAGATTTATATTGTAGAATTAGAACAGGTACTGATATTGCTTTTTTATATGGGGTAATTAGACTTATAAGAGAAAATAAGTGGTATGATGAAAAATTCTTAAATGATAGAGTTTATGGAATAGAAGATATTTTCAAAGAGTGTGAAGAATATACTCCTGAGAATGTTGAAGATATTACTGGACTTCCAAAAGATTTATTAATTCAAGCTGCTACTATGTTTGCTTCTGCCGATCCTGGATGTTTAATTTGGAATCAAGGTTGGACACAACACTCAATTGGTTCATCTAATACAAGACTCGGTTCAATTATGCAACTAATTTTAGGAAATGTTGGAAAAGCAGGTGGTGGATGTAATATCTTAAGAGGACATGATAATGTTCAAGGTTCAACGGATATTGGATGTTTATCAGATACGTTACCAGGATATTATGGTTTAGCTGAGGGATCATGGAAATACTTTTCAAAACAGTGGAAAGTTGATTATGAATGGCTAAAAGGAAGATTCAAATCAAAAGAATTAATGGAAGCAAAAGGTAATACTTTATCTTTATGGGTTCATAATGTTCTTGAAGAAGAGAATAATAAACACAATGGTGAAACTCCACTAAAAGCATTAGTTGTAATTGGGAATGGTATTTCAACAGTTACTCAAGTTCATAAAACAAAAGAAGCATTAGATAAACTTGATTTAGTTGTATTTATTGATCCTTATGTAAATGATGCTGCTGTTATTACTACAAGAAAAGATAATTTATTTATATTACCTGCTGCTTCTCAAGTTGAAACTTCAGGAACAGTTGTAAATACAGGAAGAAGTGCACAATGGAGAAGTAAAGTTGTAGAACCACTTTATGAATCAAGAACAGACCATGATATTTTATTTGATTTTGCAAAAAGAATGGGATTCTATAATGAATTAGTTGCAGGTATGGGTAAAGGAGATAATTTCCAATGGCCAGAAGATGCAACAAATGAAATTGCAAAAGCTTTAAAAACTATTGGAATGAAAGGTGTTACTGCTGAAAGATTGAAAAAACAGCAAGAAAATTGGCACTTATTTAATTCTTCATCTTTAAAAGGAAGAGGAATTGTTGAAAAAGAATATTATGGATTACCATGGCCTTGTTGGGATGAGACTCATCCAGGAAGTCCTGTTTTATATAATACAAGTTTACCTGTATCTCAAGGTGGTATGGGATTTAGAGCAAACTTTGGATTGGAAAAAAATGGTGTAAGTTTACTTGCTGTTGAAGGAAGTGCACCAAAAGGTTCAAAAATCAATGGTGGTTATGCTGAAATTACAGGAGCTAATATTGAAGCGTTAGCTGGAATTACTTTAACTGCTGAAGAAAAAGCACTTGTTGAAGGTAAAAACTGGAAAAATGATGATAGTGGGATTTTAGTAAAATATGCACTTGCTGCTGGACTTTGTCCTTATGGAAATGCAAAAGCTATGACTGTTGTTCCATCATTTACAGATCCAATTCCAAAACATAGAGAGCCATTACATTCATTTAGACCAGATTTAGTTGCAAAATATCCTGCTGTTAAAGATAAAGTTAATCACTTTAGAGTTAATGTTAGATATGAAACTGAACAAAATGCACAAGATTGGACTAAAGATTATCCAATAAATATAATTTCTGGAAGAATCGTTGAACATATGGGAACTGGAACAGAAACAAGAGCATCTAAATATTTATCTGAATTATCAGGTGAAATGTATGGAGAATTACATCCAACATTAGCTGGTAAACTTGGGCTTAAAGACAATGAAATGATGTGGGTTTATGGAACTGGTGGTGGAAAAATCAAAATTAAATGTAAACATAGTTTAAGAGTAGATGAAAATTCAGTATTCTTACCTCAAAATTTCTCAGGAATTTGGAGTGGAGAGAGTTTAGTGGATAGATATCCAGCGGGAACAGCACCTTATGGACTTGGTGAAAACTCAACACAAGTTACAAGTTATGGATTTGATCAACAAACAGCTTGTCCTGAGACTAAATGTTCTCTTGTAAGAATTGAAAGAGCATAG
- a CDS encoding ModE family transcriptional regulator: protein MSSIDDNVSIKLDNIQKEFLMTNLDEEGKLSCLKAFKVARLIGKEPKEMSAITKSLDIRITNCELGVFGKLKFQDPNIQVYNRLKQNYMGHKTLECKVLWDEAKKSTLKTVGSTVKNSDIEVSHCQLGCFREKKNKKND from the coding sequence ATGTCTAGTATAGATGATAATGTCAGTATAAAATTAGATAATATCCAAAAAGAATTTTTGATGACAAATTTAGATGAAGAGGGAAAACTATCTTGTCTAAAAGCCTTTAAAGTTGCAAGATTAATTGGTAAAGAACCAAAAGAAATGAGTGCAATTACAAAAAGTTTAGATATAAGAATTACAAATTGTGAACTTGGAGTTTTTGGAAAGTTAAAATTTCAAGATCCTAATATTCAAGTTTATAATAGATTAAAACAAAATTATATGGGACATAAAACTTTAGAATGTAAAGTATTATGGGATGAAGCTAAAAAATCTACATTAAAAACAGTAGGTTCTACTGTTAAAAATTCTGATATTGAAGTTAGCCATTGTCAACTTGGTTGTTTTCGAGAGAAAAAAAATAAAAAGAATGATTAA
- the fdhD gene encoding formate dehydrogenase accessory sulfurtransferase FdhD → MTKPLRSENFSLFHDNLDDYTREIIVEKFYEDGIETVEDYVIKEDKIEFFLNGKKFLSVMSIAQHQDAHLVGFLLSEAVINDFTDIESITVSEDGLKVEVIANVSDEGYSNLFKEKTLTSGCCIGVTGNAEKVFDCAFINTDYKVHAKDILSNMRLFNNSSKLFDNTGCVHKAELILEDGTIFIAEDIGRHNAIDKVIGLASMNKKDVKKSVLYATGRLSMEMVVKCVMHKIPIVVSKAAVTFQGIKSANEHGVTLVGFARGNKMNVYTHSGRINV, encoded by the coding sequence ATGACTAAGCCTTTGAGAAGTGAAAACTTCTCCCTTTTTCATGATAATTTAGACGATTATACAAGAGAAATAATTGTTGAAAAGTTTTATGAAGACGGGATAGAAACAGTTGAAGATTATGTTATAAAAGAAGATAAAATTGAATTTTTCTTAAATGGAAAGAAGTTTTTATCAGTTATGAGTATAGCTCAACATCAAGATGCACATCTTGTTGGATTTTTATTAAGTGAAGCGGTAATAAATGATTTTACGGATATTGAATCTATAACTGTAAGTGAAGATGGATTAAAAGTAGAAGTTATTGCAAATGTTAGTGATGAAGGATATTCAAATCTTTTTAAAGAAAAAACTTTAACTTCTGGTTGTTGTATTGGAGTTACTGGAAATGCAGAAAAAGTTTTTGATTGTGCATTCATAAATACAGATTATAAAGTACATGCAAAAGATATTTTATCTAATATGAGATTATTTAATAACTCATCAAAACTCTTTGATAATACAGGATGTGTTCATAAAGCAGAACTTATTTTAGAAGATGGTACAATTTTTATCGCTGAAGATATTGGTCGACATAATGCAATTGACAAGGTTATTGGACTTGCAAGTATGAATAAAAAAGATGTTAAAAAATCAGTTTTATATGCAACTGGAAGATTATCAATGGAAATGGTTGTAAAATGTGTAATGCATAAAATACCAATAGTTGTTTCAAAAGCAGCAGTGACTTTTCAAGGTATTAAATCAGCAAATGAACATGGAGTTACACTTGTAGGATTTGCAAGGGGTAATAAAATGAATGTATATACTCACTCAGGAAGAATAAATGTCTAG
- the fdh3B gene encoding formate dehydrogenase FDH3 subunit beta, with amino-acid sequence MNETTDFSRIKFYCDENLCIDCNSCVVACKEAHEVPVGVNRRKVITVNEGIVGKEISLSMACMHCADAPCQQVCPTDCFYIRTDGIVLHDKDKCIGCGYCLYACPFGAPQFPKNGAFGTKGKMDKCTMCAGGPEETNSHEEFHKYGQNRISEGKVPMCASMCSTKALLVGDANEVALIKTYRATSQGKGITTDSYGW; translated from the coding sequence ATGAATGAAACTACAGATTTTTCAAGAATTAAATTTTATTGCGATGAAAATCTTTGTATTGATTGTAATAGTTGTGTTGTAGCTTGTAAAGAAGCTCACGAAGTTCCTGTTGGAGTTAATAGAAGAAAAGTAATTACAGTAAATGAAGGAATAGTAGGGAAAGAAATCTCTCTTTCTATGGCTTGTATGCATTGTGCTGATGCACCTTGCCAACAAGTTTGTCCAACAGACTGTTTTTATATTAGAACAGATGGAATTGTTTTACATGATAAAGATAAATGTATAGGTTGTGGATATTGTTTATATGCTTGTCCTTTTGGTGCTCCACAATTTCCAAAAAATGGTGCATTTGGAACAAAAGGTAAAATGGATAAATGTACTATGTGTGCTGGTGGTCCTGAAGAGACTAATTCTCATGAAGAGTTTCATAAATATGGACAAAATAGAATTTCAGAAGGTAAAGTTCCAATGTGTGCATCTATGTGCTCAACTAAAGCTTTACTTGTTGGTGATGCCAATGAGGTTGCTTTAATTAAAACATATAGAGCAACATCACAAGGTAAAGGAATCACTACTGATTCTTATGGATGGTAG
- a CDS encoding cytochrome b/b6 domain-containing protein, which translates to MENSSFFHRNKAYILTLLGLSLVGFVFVKFMMVMDWEYLIKYTLHVITGGNLDGVLAPPTSNYQGMVNAAFGPNYEAIAPEIIRASNERQLYIWWVFVAEIAIFCVMYTISGRKEALITRPNDQVQVFSIFHRAVIWLNVIIIITLIITGFNITWSLRSEGGFIPFMLRGTHEITGLIWFPIWLLMTIIAFKDIKLLSKNSLLGKIILPGKYKPMKRIIFIVFVLMGAGLLTSGFIIWYLHPDSHTHAQVIQFKRALLYVHFGSSVLIMFFLMDFVYSALVAVKGNLKGLITGKYPREHLEQLAPDVLADIENKKGKMA; encoded by the coding sequence ATGGAAAATAGCTCATTTTTTCACAGAAATAAAGCGTATATTCTTACTCTTCTTGGGCTATCATTAGTAGGATTTGTATTTGTTAAATTTATGATGGTTATGGATTGGGAATATCTAATTAAATACACACTTCATGTTATAACTGGTGGAAATTTGGATGGAGTTTTAGCTCCTCCAACTTCTAATTATCAAGGTATGGTAAATGCAGCATTTGGACCAAATTATGAGGCAATTGCACCTGAGATAATTAGAGCTAGTAATGAAAGACAACTTTATATTTGGTGGGTTTTTGTTGCCGAAATAGCTATATTTTGTGTAATGTACACTATAAGTGGGAGAAAAGAAGCTCTTATTACAAGACCAAACGATCAAGTTCAAGTATTTTCAATATTTCATAGAGCAGTTATTTGGTTAAATGTTATTATTATAATTACATTGATAATCACTGGATTTAATATAACATGGAGTTTAAGAAGTGAAGGTGGATTTATACCTTTTATGCTTAGAGGAACACATGAAATTACAGGTTTAATTTGGTTTCCTATTTGGTTACTAATGACTATTATTGCCTTTAAAGATATTAAGCTATTATCAAAAAATAGTTTATTAGGAAAAATAATTTTACCTGGAAAATATAAACCTATGAAAAGAATTATTTTTATAGTATTTGTTTTAATGGGTGCTGGATTATTAACAAGTGGTTTTATAATTTGGTATTTACATCCAGATTCACATACTCATGCTCAAGTTATTCAGTTTAAAAGAGCATTACTTTATGTTCATTTTGGATCTAGTGTATTAATTATGTTTTTTTTAATGGATTTCGTATATTCTGCTTTAGTTGCAGTAAAAGGTAATCTAAAAGGACTAATTACAGGTAAATATCCAAGGGAACATTTGGAACAATTAGCTCCTGATGTTTTAGCAGATATTGAAAATAAAAAAGGAAAAATGGCATGA
- a CDS encoding NAD(P)/FAD-dependent oxidoreductase yields MNRRNFNKILLGATALSLAASTGLANMAIPKNKKRVVIVGGGFGGATAAKYLKKFTPETEIILIEQNKDYYTCPFGNTVIAGMNKIEYIKHDYKTLEKKYKIIVIHEKVKKVDATINSVILENGKIIPYTKAIVAPGIDFKYENGYVEGSELYAPHAYKAGAQTSLLREQLENMKDGGTFVMVAPKDPFRCPPGPYERVSLVAHYLKTNKPNSKIIILDQKNKFSKQALFQEGWEKLYGDMIEWRNVEFGGKVVSVNPKDKIVTTEDEEVIADVLNYIPDQKAGQLAFDSGLTQGDWCPINAKTFESKLVKDIYVIGDAAVAAPMPKSGFSANSQGKIVALQISRSLKDMPNINPPKLANTCYSLVSPTYAISIAAVYEAHDNEIVALKDAGGLSPANAEASFRAQEAQYAVAWYKNQMADIFK; encoded by the coding sequence ATGAATAGAAGAAATTTTAACAAAATACTTTTAGGAGCAACGGCTCTTTCACTTGCTGCTTCTACAGGTCTTGCAAATATGGCAATACCAAAAAATAAAAAAAGAGTTGTAATTGTAGGTGGAGGATTTGGTGGAGCAACAGCTGCTAAATATCTAAAAAAATTTACCCCTGAGACAGAAATCATTTTAATAGAACAAAATAAGGATTATTATACTTGTCCATTTGGAAATACGGTAATTGCAGGTATGAATAAAATAGAATATATAAAACACGATTATAAAACTTTAGAGAAAAAATACAAAATTATTGTAATACATGAAAAAGTAAAAAAAGTTGATGCAACTATAAATAGTGTTATTTTAGAAAATGGGAAAATAATACCTTATACAAAAGCCATAGTTGCCCCAGGAATTGATTTTAAATATGAAAATGGTTATGTTGAAGGTTCTGAACTTTATGCACCTCATGCCTATAAAGCAGGAGCACAAACTTCACTTTTAAGAGAACAACTTGAAAATATGAAAGATGGTGGAACTTTTGTAATGGTTGCACCAAAAGATCCATTTAGATGTCCTCCTGGACCTTATGAAAGGGTTTCTTTAGTTGCACATTATTTGAAAACAAATAAACCTAATTCTAAAATTATCATTTTGGATCAAAAAAATAAATTTTCTAAACAAGCGTTATTTCAAGAAGGTTGGGAAAAACTTTATGGTGATATGATAGAGTGGAGAAATGTTGAATTTGGTGGAAAAGTAGTATCTGTTAATCCAAAAGATAAAATTGTAACAACAGAAGATGAAGAAGTAATTGCAGATGTTTTAAACTATATTCCAGACCAAAAAGCTGGACAATTAGCTTTTGATTCAGGATTAACACAAGGTGACTGGTGTCCTATTAACGCTAAAACATTTGAGTCAAAACTTGTAAAAGATATTTATGTAATTGGTGATGCAGCAGTTGCAGCTCCAATGCCAAAATCAGGCTTTTCTGCAAACTCTCAAGGAAAAATTGTAGCTTTACAAATTTCAAGAAGTTTAAAAGATATGCCAAATATAAATCCTCCAAAACTAGCAAATACTTGTTATAGTTTGGTTTCTCCAACTTATGCAATTTCAATAGCTGCTGTTTATGAAGCCCATGATAATGAAATTGTTGCACTTAAAGATGCTGGTGGATTAAGTCCTGCAAATGCGGAAGCTAGTTTCAGAGCTCAAGAAGCTCAATATGCAGTTGCTTGGTATAAAAACCAAATGGCTGATATTTTTAAATAA
- a CDS encoding formate dehydrogenase, translating into MADELNQRRNFIKRAGIAATVVVGSVVATAATTENQHRGAGSDTGNGVVTGRSKKKEILYKKTTAWSEFYNAAK; encoded by the coding sequence ATGGCGGATGAGTTAAATCAAAGACGTAACTTTATCAAAAGAGCCGGTATTGCTGCTACTGTTGTTGTAGGTTCTGTTGTTGCTACTGCTGCAACAACTGAGAATCAGCATAGGGGCGCTGGAAGTGACACAGGGAACGGTGTTGTAACTGGTAGATCAAAGAAAAAAGAGATTCTTTACAAAAAAACTACGGCATGGAGCGAATTTTATAACGCTGCGAAATAA
- a CDS encoding c-type cytochrome → MKKIALVLLCLYGFSYAVEYDPIEAEMLSLSCTSCHGTEGKSESFTPYIAGMDKAGLYQILLDYKNGKKTGTMMQKHVKGFTDEELEQIAYYFSNVEK, encoded by the coding sequence ATGAAAAAAATAGCACTTGTTTTATTATGTCTATATGGCTTTTCTTACGCAGTAGAATATGATCCAATAGAAGCTGAAATGTTATCATTATCATGTACCTCTTGTCATGGAACAGAAGGAAAATCTGAATCATTTACTCCATATATTGCAGGTATGGACAAAGCTGGTTTATATCAAATATTATTGGATTATAAAAATGGCAAAAAAACTGGAACAATGATGCAAAAACATGTAAAAGGTTTTACAGATGAAGAGTTAGAACAAATTGCTTATTATTTTTCAAATGTTGAAAAATAA
- a CDS encoding TorD/DmsD family molecular chaperone yields MHKLEIDKARLFLYNILSLLFVEEYVKNNTEQLISDLEILSNNSFDEDVAVAAKEIVLYLKENGSDKLYLDYQELFIVPFGEFISLSASWYHEQREGGLMQLKVRDILAKTKIRKDEKAFSAPEDHYGFIFTLSTYLIDQQIKNEIKEDLQKELFKTVINLYCDELFYKLIGSSSKIYSHVGLILANVCNFERVYLDISKIKN; encoded by the coding sequence ATGCATAAATTAGAAATTGATAAAGCAAGATTATTTTTATATAACATCTTATCTCTTTTATTTGTAGAAGAGTATGTGAAAAATAATACTGAACAGCTTATTAGTGATTTAGAAATTCTTTCTAATAATTCTTTTGATGAAGATGTAGCAGTTGCAGCAAAAGAAATAGTTCTTTATTTAAAAGAAAATGGTAGTGATAAACTTTATTTAGATTATCAAGAGCTTTTTATTGTTCCTTTTGGAGAATTTATATCTTTGAGTGCTTCTTGGTATCATGAACAAAGAGAAGGTGGCTTAATGCAGTTAAAAGTAAGAGATATTTTAGCTAAAACAAAAATTAGAAAAGATGAAAAAGCTTTTTCTGCACCAGAAGATCATTATGGATTTATTTTTACTTTAAGTACATATTTAATTGATCAACAAATTAAAAATGAAATCAAAGAAGATTTACAAAAAGAGTTATTTAAAACAGTTATAAATCTTTATTGTGATGAATTATTTTATAAATTAATTGGAAGTTCAAGTAAAATCTATTCTCATGTTGGATTGATTTTGGCGAATGTTTGTAATTTTGAAAGAGTTTATTTAGATATTTCTAAAATAAAAAATTAA